A genomic segment from Hypomesus transpacificus isolate Combined female chromosome 13, fHypTra1, whole genome shotgun sequence encodes:
- the LOC124475908 gene encoding sperm axonemal maintenance protein CFAP97D1-like isoform X4: MNKADYLAFPAVVGTTGQYNNMRKMWDGQHYKYHVDRMGKTKPMVDNKAPRTYLHCHLKLKKIQMEQERLMELERDNRLLVSRIARTMGTKGGLDNWNTYQTKHSVNADLRNRELVKESLENQAILKKIDMTKSVYDHRKWLNDFKVVFRLPEVM; the protein is encoded by the exons ATGAACAAAGCTGATTATTTGGCTTTTCCCGCAGTTGTTGGGACGACGGGACAGTACAATAACATGAGAAAAATGTGGGACGGTCAGCACTACAAATACCATGTTGACAGGATGGGAAAAA CTAAACCAATGGTGGACAACAAAGCTCCCAGGACATACTTGCACTGTCATCTAAAACTGAAGAAAATTCAG ATGGAGCAGGAGCGCCTGATGGAGCTGGAAAGGGACAACCGTCTGCTGGTGTCCAGGATCGCCCGCACTATGGGCACCAAGGGAGGCCTGGACAACTGGAACACTTATCAAACTAAACACAG TGTAAATGCAGACCTGAGGAACCGTGAGCTGGTGAAGGAATCTCTGGAAAACCAGGCTATTCTGAAGAAAATCGACATGACCAAGTCTGTTTACGACCACAGAAAATGGTTAAATGACTTCAAG GTTGTCTTTAGGTTACCAGAGGTTATGTGA
- the LOC124475907 gene encoding glycylpeptide N-tetradecanoyltransferase 1-like isoform X4: MADSNILEKRVEDKDIKTSRKKKPKSVKEDPWRPDGGRDPFAMLDALPEEKQQEIQRALHLFSLGGRLPKTLEEASKHSYRFWDTQPVPKLTEDVTSHGPIEEDKTIFRVEPFSLPKGFLWDSLALSRPAVMKELCKFLNSNYMENDDNTLSCDFSPEYLSWALCPPGWQPQWHCGVRGNTNQKLVGFVAAVPSNIRTYDTEKKMVQVNFLCVHKKLRAKRMSPVLIREITRRVHLQGIYQAVYTTSVVLPKPVVTCRYWHRSLNPRKLMDLDLSSQGKNMTLQCSLKLLCLPEGSDGALTDLVSFYTVTSRVMNHPVHSFLRVAHCFYCVSTNTVLPELIEDTLVLAKAKEFDLFTTLDVMDNSSFLEKLKFHRGDRNLHYYLYNWKCPSTYPHKMGLVIT, from the exons ATGGCTGACTCAAACATTCT TGAGAAGCGTGTCGAGGACAAGGACATCAAGACTTCCAGAAAAAAGAAACCGAAGAGTGTTAAAGAGGACCCCTGGAGACCTGATGGAGGCAGAGACCCTTTTGCTATG CTAGATGCTCTCCCAGAGGAGAAGCAACAGGAGATCCAGAGGGCCCTGCACCTCTTCTCCCTGGGTGGGAGACTCCCTAAGACACTGGAGGAGGCCAGCAAACACTCGTATCGATTCTGGGACACACAGCCGGTCCCAAAGCTAA CCGAGGATGTGACCTCCCATGGTCCTATAGAGGAAGATAAGACTATCTTTCGTGTGGAGCCTTTTTCTTTACCAAAGGGTTTCCTCTGGGATTCCCTGGCTCTGTCTCGCCCTGCAGTG ATGAAAGAGCTGTGCAAGTTCCTTAATTCAAACTATATGGAGAACGATGACAACACCCTCAGTTGTGACTTCTCTCCTGAATACCTTTCATG GGCCCTGTGTCCTCCTGGCTGGCAGCCCCAATGGCACTGTGGAGTGAGAGGGAACACCAATCAGAAGCTAGTTGGCTTTGTTGCTGCGGTCCCCTCTAATATTAGGACCTATGATAC GGAGAAGAAGATGGTGCAGGTGAACTTCCTCTGTGTTCATAAGAAATTGCGTGCCAAACGGATGTCCCCAGTTCTGATCAGAGAGATCACCAGGCGGGTCCACCTGCAGGGCATCTACCAGGCAGTTTACACAACCAGTGTGGTGCTGCCCAAGCCTGTAGTGACTTGCAG ATACTGGCATCGCTCTCTTAACCCTCGCAAGCTGATGGATTTGGATCTCTCAAGCCAGGGAAAGAATATGACACTCCAGTGCTCCCTGaagctcctctgcctccctgag GGTTCTGATGGAGCCCTGACAGACTTGGTGAGTTTCTACACAGTCACCTCCAGGGTGATGAACCATCCTGTGCACAGTTTCCTGAGGGTAGCCCACTGCTTTTACTGTGTCAGCACAAACACTGTCCTGCCTGAACTTATAGAGGACACACTGGTTCTGGCCAAAGCT AAAGAGTTTGACCTCTTTACTACTTTAGACGTGATGGACAACAGCTCTTTCTTGGAGAAGCTCAAGTTtcacagaggagacagaaacCTCCATTATTACCTGTACAACTGGAAATGCCCTAGTACTTACCCACATAAG atgGGTTTGGTGATAACCTGA
- the LOC124475908 gene encoding sperm axonemal maintenance protein CFAP97D1-like isoform X1, translating into MNKADYLAFPAVVGTTGQYNNMRKMWDGQHYKYHVDRMGKTKPMVDNKAPRTYLHCHLKLKKIQMEQERLMELERDNRLLVSRIARTMGTKGGLDNWNTYQTKHSVNADLRNRELVKESLENQAILKKIDMTKSVYDHRKWLNDFKVTRGYVNRLMKYPEPPMPTKKHRVSSTASS; encoded by the exons ATGAACAAAGCTGATTATTTGGCTTTTCCCGCAGTTGTTGGGACGACGGGACAGTACAATAACATGAGAAAAATGTGGGACGGTCAGCACTACAAATACCATGTTGACAGGATGGGAAAAA CTAAACCAATGGTGGACAACAAAGCTCCCAGGACATACTTGCACTGTCATCTAAAACTGAAGAAAATTCAG ATGGAGCAGGAGCGCCTGATGGAGCTGGAAAGGGACAACCGTCTGCTGGTGTCCAGGATCGCCCGCACTATGGGCACCAAGGGAGGCCTGGACAACTGGAACACTTATCAAACTAAACACAG TGTAAATGCAGACCTGAGGAACCGTGAGCTGGTGAAGGAATCTCTGGAAAACCAGGCTATTCTGAAGAAAATCGACATGACCAAGTCTGTTTACGACCACAGAAAATGGTTAAATGACTTCAAG GTTACCAGAGGTTATGTGAACCGACTAATGAAGTATCCAGAGCCTCCCATGCCAACCAAGAAGCACAGGGTTAGTAGCACCGCTTCCTCTTAG
- the LOC124475907 gene encoding glycylpeptide N-tetradecanoyltransferase 1-like isoform X3, with amino-acid sequence MADSNILEKRVEDKDIKTSRKKKPKSVKEDPWRPDGGRDPFAMLDALPEEKQQEIQRALHLFSLGGRLPKTLEEASKHSYRFWDTQPVPKLTEDVTSHGPIEEDKTIFRVEPFSLPKGFLWDSLALSRPAVMKELCKFLNSNYMENDDNTLSCDFSPEYLSWALCPPGWQPQWHCGVRGNTNQKLVGFVAAVPSNIRTYDTEKKMVQVNFLCVHKKLRAKRMSPVLIREITRRVHLQGIYQAVYTTSVVLPKPVVTCRYWHRSLNPRKLMDLDLSSQGKNMTLQCSLKLLCLPEATKSVGLRPMMRHDIAGVHTMLQKHLTQAHLAPILSLEEVEHWLLPRETVIDTYVVEGSDGALTDLVSFYTVTSRVMNHPVHSFLRVAHCFYCVSTNTVLPELIEDTLVLAKASLTSLLL; translated from the exons ATGGCTGACTCAAACATTCT TGAGAAGCGTGTCGAGGACAAGGACATCAAGACTTCCAGAAAAAAGAAACCGAAGAGTGTTAAAGAGGACCCCTGGAGACCTGATGGAGGCAGAGACCCTTTTGCTATG CTAGATGCTCTCCCAGAGGAGAAGCAACAGGAGATCCAGAGGGCCCTGCACCTCTTCTCCCTGGGTGGGAGACTCCCTAAGACACTGGAGGAGGCCAGCAAACACTCGTATCGATTCTGGGACACACAGCCGGTCCCAAAGCTAA CCGAGGATGTGACCTCCCATGGTCCTATAGAGGAAGATAAGACTATCTTTCGTGTGGAGCCTTTTTCTTTACCAAAGGGTTTCCTCTGGGATTCCCTGGCTCTGTCTCGCCCTGCAGTG ATGAAAGAGCTGTGCAAGTTCCTTAATTCAAACTATATGGAGAACGATGACAACACCCTCAGTTGTGACTTCTCTCCTGAATACCTTTCATG GGCCCTGTGTCCTCCTGGCTGGCAGCCCCAATGGCACTGTGGAGTGAGAGGGAACACCAATCAGAAGCTAGTTGGCTTTGTTGCTGCGGTCCCCTCTAATATTAGGACCTATGATAC GGAGAAGAAGATGGTGCAGGTGAACTTCCTCTGTGTTCATAAGAAATTGCGTGCCAAACGGATGTCCCCAGTTCTGATCAGAGAGATCACCAGGCGGGTCCACCTGCAGGGCATCTACCAGGCAGTTTACACAACCAGTGTGGTGCTGCCCAAGCCTGTAGTGACTTGCAG ATACTGGCATCGCTCTCTTAACCCTCGCAAGCTGATGGATTTGGATCTCTCAAGCCAGGGAAAGAATATGACACTCCAGTGCTCCCTGaagctcctctgcctccctgag GCTACAAAAAGTGTAGGTTTGCGGCCTATGATGAGACATGACATAGCAGGGGTACACACCATGCTCCAGAAGCACCTCACCCAGGCCCACCTCGCCCCCATCTTGTCCCTGGAGGAAGTAGAGCACTGGCTGTTGCCAAGGGAGACTGTGATTGACACATATGTGGTAGAG GGTTCTGATGGAGCCCTGACAGACTTGGTGAGTTTCTACACAGTCACCTCCAGGGTGATGAACCATCCTGTGCACAGTTTCCTGAGGGTAGCCCACTGCTTTTACTGTGTCAGCACAAACACTGTCCTGCCTGAACTTATAGAGGACACACTGGTTCTGGCCAAAGCT AGTTTGACCTCTTTACTACTTTAG
- the LOC124475908 gene encoding sperm axonemal maintenance protein CFAP97D1-like isoform X3 — protein MRKMWDGQHYKYHVDRMGKTKPMVDNKAPRTYLHCHLKLKKIQMEQERLMELERDNRLLVSRIARTMGTKGGLDNWNTYQTKHSVNADLRNRELVKESLENQAILKKIDMTKSVYDHRKWLNDFKVTRGYVNRLMKYPEPPMPTKKHRVSSTASS, from the exons ATGAGAAAAATGTGGGACGGTCAGCACTACAAATACCATGTTGACAGGATGGGAAAAA CTAAACCAATGGTGGACAACAAAGCTCCCAGGACATACTTGCACTGTCATCTAAAACTGAAGAAAATTCAG ATGGAGCAGGAGCGCCTGATGGAGCTGGAAAGGGACAACCGTCTGCTGGTGTCCAGGATCGCCCGCACTATGGGCACCAAGGGAGGCCTGGACAACTGGAACACTTATCAAACTAAACACAG TGTAAATGCAGACCTGAGGAACCGTGAGCTGGTGAAGGAATCTCTGGAAAACCAGGCTATTCTGAAGAAAATCGACATGACCAAGTCTGTTTACGACCACAGAAAATGGTTAAATGACTTCAAG GTTACCAGAGGTTATGTGAACCGACTAATGAAGTATCCAGAGCCTCCCATGCCAACCAAGAAGCACAGGGTTAGTAGCACCGCTTCCTCTTAG
- the LOC124475908 gene encoding sperm axonemal maintenance protein CFAP97D1-like isoform X2 codes for MNKADYLAFPAVVGTTGQYNNMRKMWDGQHYKYHVDRMGKTKPMVDNKAPRTYLHCHLKLKKIQMEQERLMELERDNRLLVSRIARTMGTKGGLDNWNTYQTKHSVNADLRNRELVKESLENQAILKKIDMTKSVYDHRKWLNDFKVTRGYVNRLMKYPEPPMPTKKHRGLNLV; via the exons ATGAACAAAGCTGATTATTTGGCTTTTCCCGCAGTTGTTGGGACGACGGGACAGTACAATAACATGAGAAAAATGTGGGACGGTCAGCACTACAAATACCATGTTGACAGGATGGGAAAAA CTAAACCAATGGTGGACAACAAAGCTCCCAGGACATACTTGCACTGTCATCTAAAACTGAAGAAAATTCAG ATGGAGCAGGAGCGCCTGATGGAGCTGGAAAGGGACAACCGTCTGCTGGTGTCCAGGATCGCCCGCACTATGGGCACCAAGGGAGGCCTGGACAACTGGAACACTTATCAAACTAAACACAG TGTAAATGCAGACCTGAGGAACCGTGAGCTGGTGAAGGAATCTCTGGAAAACCAGGCTATTCTGAAGAAAATCGACATGACCAAGTCTGTTTACGACCACAGAAAATGGTTAAATGACTTCAAG GTTACCAGAGGTTATGTGAACCGACTAATGAAGTATCCAGAGCCTCCCATGCCAACCAAGAAGCACAGG GGACTAAACTTGGTGTAG
- the LOC124475907 gene encoding glycylpeptide N-tetradecanoyltransferase 1-like isoform X1, which translates to MADSNILEKRVEDKDIKTSRKKKPKSVKEDPWRPDGGRDPFAMLDALPEEKQQEIQRALHLFSLGGRLPKTLEEASKHSYRFWDTQPVPKLTEDVTSHGPIEEDKTIFRVEPFSLPKGFLWDSLALSRPAVMKELCKFLNSNYMENDDNTLSCDFSPEYLSWALCPPGWQPQWHCGVRGNTNQKLVGFVAAVPSNIRTYDTEKKMVQVNFLCVHKKLRAKRMSPVLIREITRRVHLQGIYQAVYTTSVVLPKPVVTCRYWHRSLNPRKLMDLDLSSQGKNMTLQCSLKLLCLPEATKSVGLRPMMRHDIAGVHTMLQKHLTQAHLAPILSLEEVEHWLLPRETVIDTYVVEGSDGALTDLVSFYTVTSRVMNHPVHSFLRVAHCFYCVSTNTVLPELIEDTLVLAKAKEFDLFTTLDVMDNSSFLEKLKFHRGDRNLHYYLYNWKCPSTYPHKMGLVIT; encoded by the exons ATGGCTGACTCAAACATTCT TGAGAAGCGTGTCGAGGACAAGGACATCAAGACTTCCAGAAAAAAGAAACCGAAGAGTGTTAAAGAGGACCCCTGGAGACCTGATGGAGGCAGAGACCCTTTTGCTATG CTAGATGCTCTCCCAGAGGAGAAGCAACAGGAGATCCAGAGGGCCCTGCACCTCTTCTCCCTGGGTGGGAGACTCCCTAAGACACTGGAGGAGGCCAGCAAACACTCGTATCGATTCTGGGACACACAGCCGGTCCCAAAGCTAA CCGAGGATGTGACCTCCCATGGTCCTATAGAGGAAGATAAGACTATCTTTCGTGTGGAGCCTTTTTCTTTACCAAAGGGTTTCCTCTGGGATTCCCTGGCTCTGTCTCGCCCTGCAGTG ATGAAAGAGCTGTGCAAGTTCCTTAATTCAAACTATATGGAGAACGATGACAACACCCTCAGTTGTGACTTCTCTCCTGAATACCTTTCATG GGCCCTGTGTCCTCCTGGCTGGCAGCCCCAATGGCACTGTGGAGTGAGAGGGAACACCAATCAGAAGCTAGTTGGCTTTGTTGCTGCGGTCCCCTCTAATATTAGGACCTATGATAC GGAGAAGAAGATGGTGCAGGTGAACTTCCTCTGTGTTCATAAGAAATTGCGTGCCAAACGGATGTCCCCAGTTCTGATCAGAGAGATCACCAGGCGGGTCCACCTGCAGGGCATCTACCAGGCAGTTTACACAACCAGTGTGGTGCTGCCCAAGCCTGTAGTGACTTGCAG ATACTGGCATCGCTCTCTTAACCCTCGCAAGCTGATGGATTTGGATCTCTCAAGCCAGGGAAAGAATATGACACTCCAGTGCTCCCTGaagctcctctgcctccctgag GCTACAAAAAGTGTAGGTTTGCGGCCTATGATGAGACATGACATAGCAGGGGTACACACCATGCTCCAGAAGCACCTCACCCAGGCCCACCTCGCCCCCATCTTGTCCCTGGAGGAAGTAGAGCACTGGCTGTTGCCAAGGGAGACTGTGATTGACACATATGTGGTAGAG GGTTCTGATGGAGCCCTGACAGACTTGGTGAGTTTCTACACAGTCACCTCCAGGGTGATGAACCATCCTGTGCACAGTTTCCTGAGGGTAGCCCACTGCTTTTACTGTGTCAGCACAAACACTGTCCTGCCTGAACTTATAGAGGACACACTGGTTCTGGCCAAAGCT AAAGAGTTTGACCTCTTTACTACTTTAGACGTGATGGACAACAGCTCTTTCTTGGAGAAGCTCAAGTTtcacagaggagacagaaacCTCCATTATTACCTGTACAACTGGAAATGCCCTAGTACTTACCCACATAAG atgGGTTTGGTGATAACCTGA
- the LOC124475907 gene encoding glycylpeptide N-tetradecanoyltransferase 1-like isoform X2 — protein MEAETLLLWCVEGQFTLDALPEEKQQEIQRALHLFSLGGRLPKTLEEASKHSYRFWDTQPVPKLTEDVTSHGPIEEDKTIFRVEPFSLPKGFLWDSLALSRPAVMKELCKFLNSNYMENDDNTLSCDFSPEYLSWALCPPGWQPQWHCGVRGNTNQKLVGFVAAVPSNIRTYDTEKKMVQVNFLCVHKKLRAKRMSPVLIREITRRVHLQGIYQAVYTTSVVLPKPVVTCRYWHRSLNPRKLMDLDLSSQGKNMTLQCSLKLLCLPEATKSVGLRPMMRHDIAGVHTMLQKHLTQAHLAPILSLEEVEHWLLPRETVIDTYVVEGSDGALTDLVSFYTVTSRVMNHPVHSFLRVAHCFYCVSTNTVLPELIEDTLVLAKAKEFDLFTTLDVMDNSSFLEKLKFHRGDRNLHYYLYNWKCPSTYPHKMGLVIT, from the exons ATGGAGGCAGAGACCCTTTTGCTATGGTGTGTAGAAGGCCAGTTTACA CTAGATGCTCTCCCAGAGGAGAAGCAACAGGAGATCCAGAGGGCCCTGCACCTCTTCTCCCTGGGTGGGAGACTCCCTAAGACACTGGAGGAGGCCAGCAAACACTCGTATCGATTCTGGGACACACAGCCGGTCCCAAAGCTAA CCGAGGATGTGACCTCCCATGGTCCTATAGAGGAAGATAAGACTATCTTTCGTGTGGAGCCTTTTTCTTTACCAAAGGGTTTCCTCTGGGATTCCCTGGCTCTGTCTCGCCCTGCAGTG ATGAAAGAGCTGTGCAAGTTCCTTAATTCAAACTATATGGAGAACGATGACAACACCCTCAGTTGTGACTTCTCTCCTGAATACCTTTCATG GGCCCTGTGTCCTCCTGGCTGGCAGCCCCAATGGCACTGTGGAGTGAGAGGGAACACCAATCAGAAGCTAGTTGGCTTTGTTGCTGCGGTCCCCTCTAATATTAGGACCTATGATAC GGAGAAGAAGATGGTGCAGGTGAACTTCCTCTGTGTTCATAAGAAATTGCGTGCCAAACGGATGTCCCCAGTTCTGATCAGAGAGATCACCAGGCGGGTCCACCTGCAGGGCATCTACCAGGCAGTTTACACAACCAGTGTGGTGCTGCCCAAGCCTGTAGTGACTTGCAG ATACTGGCATCGCTCTCTTAACCCTCGCAAGCTGATGGATTTGGATCTCTCAAGCCAGGGAAAGAATATGACACTCCAGTGCTCCCTGaagctcctctgcctccctgag GCTACAAAAAGTGTAGGTTTGCGGCCTATGATGAGACATGACATAGCAGGGGTACACACCATGCTCCAGAAGCACCTCACCCAGGCCCACCTCGCCCCCATCTTGTCCCTGGAGGAAGTAGAGCACTGGCTGTTGCCAAGGGAGACTGTGATTGACACATATGTGGTAGAG GGTTCTGATGGAGCCCTGACAGACTTGGTGAGTTTCTACACAGTCACCTCCAGGGTGATGAACCATCCTGTGCACAGTTTCCTGAGGGTAGCCCACTGCTTTTACTGTGTCAGCACAAACACTGTCCTGCCTGAACTTATAGAGGACACACTGGTTCTGGCCAAAGCT AAAGAGTTTGACCTCTTTACTACTTTAGACGTGATGGACAACAGCTCTTTCTTGGAGAAGCTCAAGTTtcacagaggagacagaaacCTCCATTATTACCTGTACAACTGGAAATGCCCTAGTACTTACCCACATAAG atgGGTTTGGTGATAACCTGA